A region of Alphaproteobacteria bacterium DNA encodes the following proteins:
- the acpS gene encoding holo-ACP synthase, whose amino-acid sequence MILGIGSDLIDIRRVEKIMVRYGERFMRRLFTETEIAKANMRANPVPTYAKRFAAKEACSKALGTGISAGVFFRDMGVVNLPTGQPTMQLTGGALARLRAMTPPGMTARIHLTITDEHPLAEALVMIEAVSP is encoded by the coding sequence ATGATCCTCGGCATCGGCTCAGACCTTATCGACATACGGCGCGTTGAGAAAATCATGGTGCGTTATGGCGAACGATTCATGCGGCGGCTCTTCACCGAGACGGAAATCGCCAAGGCGAACATGCGCGCCAATCCGGTCCCCACATACGCCAAACGCTTCGCGGCCAAGGAGGCCTGTTCCAAGGCGCTCGGCACCGGCATCAGCGCGGGGGTGTTTTTCCGCGACATGGGCGTGGTCAATTTGCCGACCGGCCAGCCGACGATGCAGCTGACCGGCGGCGCGCTTGCGCGGCTTCGGGCCATGACCCCGCCCGGCATGACGGCGCGGATTCACCTGACGATCACCGACGAGCATCCGCTGGCCGAGGCGCTGGTCATGATCGAGGCGGTAAGCCCTTGA
- the lepB gene encoding signal peptidase I: MRSRESVPDTFRTILYAVMIALVIRALAFEPFNIPSSSMVPGLQVGDYLFVSKFSYGYSSLSTAWGLLPLKGRIGGHPPERGDVVVFKLPTDTRTDYIKRLIGLPGEKIEVKSGVVYINDKPLARERIGPIMLEDREGLLIRPATEYRESTAEGKSYKTVQEYDNGPLDNFGPIQVPPGKYFMMGDNRNNSQDSRVASKVGFVPEENLVGRAQVTFFSLTSDASFWQFWKWPFAIRWERMFKKIV, encoded by the coding sequence ATGCGTTCCCGCGAAAGCGTGCCCGATACGTTCCGCACCATTCTCTACGCGGTCATGATCGCGCTGGTGATCCGCGCGCTGGCGTTCGAGCCGTTCAATATTCCCTCAAGCTCGATGGTGCCGGGGCTGCAGGTGGGGGATTACCTGTTCGTCTCGAAATTTTCGTATGGCTACAGCAGTCTTTCGACGGCCTGGGGCTTGCTGCCGCTCAAAGGGCGGATCGGCGGCCATCCGCCGGAGCGCGGCGACGTGGTGGTGTTCAAGCTTCCCACCGACACGCGTACCGATTACATCAAGCGGCTGATCGGGCTGCCCGGCGAGAAGATCGAGGTAAAATCCGGCGTTGTCTATATCAATGACAAGCCGCTCGCGCGCGAACGCATCGGCCCGATCATGCTCGAGGACAGGGAAGGGCTGCTGATACGCCCCGCGACCGAGTATCGCGAGAGCACCGCCGAAGGCAAAAGCTATAAGACGGTGCAGGAATACGATAACGGCCCGCTCGATAATTTCGGCCCGATCCAGGTTCCCCCCGGCAAATACTTCATGATGGGCGACAACCGCAACAACTCGCAGGACAGCCGCGTCGCCAGCAAAGTCGGCTTCGTGCCGGAGGAAAATCTCGTCGGCCGCGCGCAGGTCACTTTTTTCTCGCTGACCTCCGACGCCAGCTTCTGGCAATTTTGGAAATGGCCGTTTGCCATCCGGTGGGAGCGGATGTTCAAGAAGATCGTTTGA